The following is a genomic window from Clostridium sp..
GATTGGCAAGTTCTGCCGCCAGTATTTTGAGAAACATGTTTTCATCTATGTCCTGTCCCTTTTTTACTATTTTCGTACCTCTTTCGGTCCTTGTAGGATCCAGGGACGAAACAATGGAATTTGAATCCGAATTGTCTACTGCTGCTGTCATTATTGCCCTCCTTTATTCATTCTAATTATGCAAGTATGTTTACATTGTTTTCACTGTAATAGTCGTCTTCTGGTTCCTCTTCAGGAATATTGCCCTCAATTGAGTTCAAATGTCCCCCTTTTCTATCCTGGTCTTCCTGCCCTCTTCCGTTTCCGCCTTTGAAGAATGTTGTATCCTCATGGTATAAATTAAGTGAAAAGTTCTGGACTTTTATCTCGTTGCTCTGGAGCTTGTTTGACATGTCCTGGAGATTGGAATTCAGAATATTATAAGTATCCTTGTTTGAAGCTGTAAGAACTGCCTTCATCCTTCCTTCTTCCATTACAAGGTTTATTGTTATGTTTCCAAGCTCTTTAGGTGTGACTTTGACAGTGAGCTCCTTGACATTATTCAGCTCCATATATTTTATGCTCTTTATCAAATCCGAGCTGAAGCTGTCTTTATTTACTGTCATGTTCTGTACTTGACCTTGTATTGAAGAATTATCACCCTTTATACTGTTGAACTGTGTCATAAAATTGACTGCCCTGGATATTTTGCTTTCTCCTTTGCTGTCACCAAGTATCTTGCTGAGTGTATCATTGTCCTTGCCTTCTGCAAAACTATTGCCGTCTTCTGAATCCAGGCTGTTCTGTATATTGACATTTTCAGCTGGTTTATTTACCGTGTCAACCTGCTGATACAGCTTGATATTATTCAAGCCATCCTTTACCTGCTGTACCTGAGGGGTGTCCTGAAGTTTTACATCAAGTTTTGAAAGCAGTTCCTCATATATGGCAGACTTTATATCTGATCCATCAATACTTGTCTTATTCCCTGAAACAAATTGATTTAATTTCAGCATGACATTATCTGCTATTTTTTTCGACAATTTTCCTGCAAGCTGTTCACTTTTATCCACATTTCCCAAGCTGCTTAAAATATCCTTTAAGATCCCCATATTCTCATCAACTGCACTGTCTACCGCATTTTTGACATCTTGAATCGTGCTGTTATCTGAAAGCTTATCTGCTATAAGCTGTACACTTTTGTCAATGGCCTGTAGAAAATCCAGTTTTTTATCAGAATTATTATCTGCAATACTGCCTATAACCTGCAAGTTACTGTCAGATGCTGAATTTTTGTCATTTACCACATTATTCAACTGACTTTGAATATCTGCATTGCTGCTAAAAAGCAAACTCAGCAGTGACAAAATACTGTCCTTGTCTATCTGTCCATTATCAATCTTGTCTTCAATTGTTTTTATCTCTTCGTCTGTAAATCCGGCTTTTTTGAGATAAGTCTCAATCTCCGCCTTTTTTTCATCTTTTCCTGTATCAGTAGTATTCTGGGTATCCTGCTTTTGAATCTTTTTATTGCCATTGTCAGCCTGTACCTTTTTAACTACGGAACTAAAGTTGTCATTACTTTTACCTGAAGAGCTTATCTTCGTTGATTCGTCTTTAACATTGGAAGCTGCATCTGGAAGAGATACCTTTAAATTTATCATATCTACACTCATATATTAATTTCACCTCCTTTCAATGCATATGGGATTTTCTTATAAATCCATACAGTGCAAATTCGTCATTTGCATTCTGTTCAAGCCTGTTCTGCTCCTTTGTAAAAGCAGCCTCTTTTTTATACTTTAAAATATCAACTGTCTTGCGTTCTATCTGGCTTTGCTTTAATTCCTCTCTCTTTAAATCAACCATTTTTTCTTTTACCTGAAGTTCACTTTCTGTTTCATCCATGTTGTAAACCAGTGTGTTAAGATACACCCTTGTCATTTTCTGCTCTACTGTATTTCCCATTTTAGTTACATCCTTGTATCTGTTGTAATTATCCTTCAGCATATCAAGTTTTTGTTTTACTTCAAGGCTTTCCTTCCTCGCCTTCTGGAAATCCATTATACTTTCATTTTCCCTGTCCAATCTTATGTCTAAAAGTTTTTGAAGTCTGAATTCATACTTTTTCATAGATTTCCTCCTCAATTATGACTAAACATCTTTTCCAGTCCATTTACGCTTTCCTCAAATGAGGAACTTTCATCCATTCCCTGTTTAAGATAATTTATTATGTCATCATGACAGCTTATCGCCATATCTATTTTTTTATTGCTTCCCTTGACATAGGCACCTATATTTATAAGATCTTCAGAATTCCTGTAAGTCGAAAGCATATCCCTTGCAAATGAGGCCTTTTTCCTGTGCTTGTCAGTTACTATTTCAGACATGAGCCTGCTTATGCTTGCAAGAACATCTATAGATGGATAGTGATTCCTGTTTGCCAGTTCACGTGAGAGAACTATATGTCCGTCAAGTATGCTCCTTACAGAATCTGCAATAGGTTCATTCATGTCATCTCCATCTACAAGCACCGTATAAAATGCCGTAATAGATCCTGACTCCGACATACCTGCTCTTTCCATAAGCCTTGGAAGCTTTGCAAATACAGATGGGGTATATCCTTTTGTAGCTGGAGGTTCACCAATTGCCAGCCCTATTTCCCTCTGGGCCATGGCAAATCTTGTAACCGAGTCCATCATGAGTATCACCTTTTTGCCCTTGTCCCTGAAATATTCGGCAATTGCAGTAGCCGTAAAAGCTCCCTTGAGCCTTACAAGTGCAGGTTTATCCGATGTAGCACATACAAGAACAGATTTCTTCATTCCTTCCTTGCCAAGATCCTTTTCTATAAAGTCCCTGACTTCCCTTCCCCTCTCTCCGATGAGGGCTATTACATTTATATCTGCTTCCGCATATTTTGCAATCATTCCAAGAGTTGTACTTTTTCCAACACCACTCCCTGCAAATATACCTATTCTCTGTCCCTGGCCGCAGGTTAAGAAACCATCTATAGCCCTTATTCCAGTTGGAATTACCTCCTTGATCCTCTTTCTCTTGAGTGGATCGGGAGGCTCCGAATCAAGAGGATATGAAATCCCCGAGGATATAACCGAACTATCTATGGGCTTTCCAAGTCCATCCAGCACCTTGCCTAGGAGATTGTCACAGCACGTTACGCTCAGCGGCCTTCTTTCAGGTACAACCCTGCATCCCGGAGAAATCCCATTGAGTTCACCAAGTGGCATCAAAATAACATTGTCTTCATTAAATCCCACAACTTCGCATACTATTCTGTGATTTATCTCATTGTAGATGCTGCACACCTCTCCCACAAAGGCTTTTATGCCCTCGGCTTCCACAGTCAATCCTATGACTTTCTTTACAATCCCCTCCTGATAGCTGTAGCTTGCTTCTGATATTTTCCTGTTTATCCTTTCAAAATCTATATTAATCGCCATCTTTGAGAATCTCCTCTATCTTCCTGCAGGCAATATCCACACTGGAAATCATTTTCCCATTGTCCCTTTCAACTACAACACTTCCATCTTCAACGGATTCATCTGGTATGACAAATATATCTCCCTTGAAGGGAATTTGTTCCTTCCACATATCAACTTTTTTTCTGAATTCACCGCAGTATTTTTCCCTGCTCTTTATTATGAAAGTCTTCGTACCCCTCATCTGCTTAAGGGATTCAAATACTACATCATTCAGACTGTTTGTGTCCCTGACCTCATGCCTCAATATATTTTCGATGGAATTCAATATAAGTTCTTTTATCTTCTGCTCATTTTCCTTCAAATATTTATTCTTCTCCTCTACAGCCTTTCTGAGCACATCATCTGCTTTTTTCCTTATGGCCTCCCCTTCTTTTTGAGCTTTGGCATAATTCTTCCTGTAGCCTTCCTCATAGGCTGAGTCATAGCCGTCTTTCCTGCCCTTTTCCATTCCCTCTGTATATCCCTTTTTATAGGCCGTCTCTTCTATACTTGAAGCCTTCTCATATGCCTCTGAAATTATTCTTTCTTTCTTCCTGTTGGAATCCTGAATTATTGCCTTTCCAAGATTTTCATAACTCTCCATTATAGGATCCTTCTGGAGAGCTTCTCTATTCTTTTCCTGCTTTCTGACTGTAAATTCGGTAAATATTTCTTTCCTGCCGTATTCATTTATGCTGTCACCTTTAAATATACTGCCATTATACGATGATCGCATCTTCTCCTCCTCTTGACAGAACTATCTCCCCTGCCTCGTCCAGTCTTCTTATTATATTGACAATCTTCTGCTGGGATTTTTCAACATCCATAAGTCTGACAGGTCCAAGGAATTCTATATCTTCCTTCAAAGTAGCAGAAGCCCTCTTGGACTGGTTTCTGAATATTGCATCTGCAACCTCCTCGGAGCAGCCTTTGAGTGCAAGAGCAAGTTCCTTTGTATCCACTTCCCTGAGTACCCTTTGGATAGATACGTCATCAAGAGTAATGATATCTTCAAATACGAACATGGACTCCTTGACTTTTTCAGCAAGTTCCGCATCCTGCTTCTCAAGTCCTTCAGTTATATTCTTTTCCGTAGTCCTGTCAACCTGGTTCAGTATATCTACAATTGTAGGCACACCGCCAATTATCTTCATATCGGATTTTACTACGGATGACAATTTGTCATCCAGAACTTTTTCTATTTCCTTCACTACCATATGCGATGTATTCCTCATGGTTGCTATCCTGTAGGCCACTTCAGCCTGAATATTCTCAGGCAGTGCAGACAATATCTGACCTGCCTTGTCAGCTTGAAGATAGCAAAGTATAAGCGCTATTGTCTGTGGATGCTCATCTGATATTGTATTCAAGAGCTGATGTGCATCTGCTTTTCTAGCTATTGCAAATGGTCTGAACTGCTGAGTCGCCTCTGTGACCTTCTCCAAAATCTCCATGGCTCTCTGACTTCCGAGGGCTTTTGACAGAAGATTTTTTGCATATTCAACGCCGCCTTCTATAAGATAGTCCTTTGCCTTGTTCATTTCTATGAATTCATCCAATATATCCT
Proteins encoded in this region:
- a CDS encoding flagellar hook-length control protein FliK, with protein sequence MSVDMINLKVSLPDAASNVKDESTKISSSGKSNDNFSSVVKKVQADNGNKKIQKQDTQNTTDTGKDEKKAEIETYLKKAGFTDEEIKTIEDKIDNGQIDKDSILSLLSLLFSSNADIQSQLNNVVNDKNSASDSNLQVIGSIADNNSDKKLDFLQAIDKSVQLIADKLSDNSTIQDVKNAVDSAVDENMGILKDILSSLGNVDKSEQLAGKLSKKIADNVMLKLNQFVSGNKTSIDGSDIKSAIYEELLSKLDVKLQDTPQVQQVKDGLNNIKLYQQVDTVNKPAENVNIQNSLDSEDGNSFAEGKDNDTLSKILGDSKGESKISRAVNFMTQFNSIKGDNSSIQGQVQNMTVNKDSFSSDLIKSIKYMELNNVKELTVKVTPKELGNITINLVMEEGRMKAVLTASNKDTYNILNSNLQDMSNKLQSNEIKVQNFSLNLYHEDTTFFKGGNGRGQEDQDRKGGHLNSIEGNIPEEEPEDDYYSENNVNILA
- the fliJ gene encoding flagellar export protein FliJ, with protein sequence MKKYEFRLQKLLDIRLDRENESIMDFQKARKESLEVKQKLDMLKDNYNRYKDVTKMGNTVEQKMTRVYLNTLVYNMDETESELQVKEKMVDLKREELKQSQIERKTVDILKYKKEAAFTKEQNRLEQNANDEFALYGFIRKSHMH
- the fliI gene encoding flagellar protein export ATPase FliI; this encodes MAINIDFERINRKISEASYSYQEGIVKKVIGLTVEAEGIKAFVGEVCSIYNEINHRIVCEVVGFNEDNVILMPLGELNGISPGCRVVPERRPLSVTCCDNLLGKVLDGLGKPIDSSVISSGISYPLDSEPPDPLKRKRIKEVIPTGIRAIDGFLTCGQGQRIGIFAGSGVGKSTTLGMIAKYAEADINVIALIGERGREVRDFIEKDLGKEGMKKSVLVCATSDKPALVRLKGAFTATAIAEYFRDKGKKVILMMDSVTRFAMAQREIGLAIGEPPATKGYTPSVFAKLPRLMERAGMSESGSITAFYTVLVDGDDMNEPIADSVRSILDGHIVLSRELANRNHYPSIDVLASISRLMSEIVTDKHRKKASFARDMLSTYRNSEDLINIGAYVKGSNKKIDMAISCHDDIINYLKQGMDESSSFEESVNGLEKMFSHN
- a CDS encoding flagellar assembly protein FliH codes for the protein MRSSYNGSIFKGDSINEYGRKEIFTEFTVRKQEKNREALQKDPIMESYENLGKAIIQDSNRKKERIISEAYEKASSIEETAYKKGYTEGMEKGRKDGYDSAYEEGYRKNYAKAQKEGEAIRKKADDVLRKAVEEKNKYLKENEQKIKELILNSIENILRHEVRDTNSLNDVVFESLKQMRGTKTFIIKSREKYCGEFRKKVDMWKEQIPFKGDIFVIPDESVEDGSVVVERDNGKMISSVDIACRKIEEILKDGD
- the fliG gene encoding flagellar motor switch protein FliG, coding for MAKDTKFLTGVQKAAILFITLGPEAAAGIIKKLPEAEIQKITYEIANISSVKSDQKKDILDEFIEMNKAKDYLIEGGVEYAKNLLSKALGSQRAMEILEKVTEATQQFRPFAIARKADAHQLLNTISDEHPQTIALILCYLQADKAGQILSALPENIQAEVAYRIATMRNTSHMVVKEIEKVLDDKLSSVVKSDMKIIGGVPTIVDILNQVDRTTEKNITEGLEKQDAELAEKVKESMFVFEDIITLDDVSIQRVLREVDTKELALALKGCSEEVADAIFRNQSKRASATLKEDIEFLGPVRLMDVEKSQQKIVNIIRRLDEAGEIVLSRGGEDAIIV